In Eleginops maclovinus isolate JMC-PN-2008 ecotype Puerto Natales chromosome 19, JC_Emac_rtc_rv5, whole genome shotgun sequence, the sequence CTGTAGTTACAGAGTTATTATAGACTGTAGTACAGAGTTATTATAGACTGCAGTACAGAGTTATTATAGACTGTAGTACAGAGTTATTATAGACTGTAGTACAGAGTTATTATAGACTGTAGTACAGAGTTACTATAGACTGTAGTACGAGTTATTATAGACTGTAGTACAGGTATAAGGTCCCTGTGTCTCCTGTCCTCATGCTGGTGATTCTCTAAAGATGGACTCTCAGCTCTCAGGTCGGTGACTTATATATTACTTAACTAACCCTGAAATGAATCCTGAGGAACCCTTAATGCAGGTTAAATGCTGAGTATACATACTGTTGTTCTTTATGTCAAGCTCAGCTCTGTGTATTCTTTAGCCTTCTCGTGTAGGAGGAACAACCAGAGGAAAAAGATCTTTAAAGTCAAATGACCTAAAATTTGATAGACCTGCATCTCTATGTTAAATACTGAACACATACTTCTTAACGATTGTCTCTACCAATGCAGAATAAATGACTTtcttaaatatgtgttattaaTATTAGAAAGTCATTGTTATTTGTTTACCTTTTAGTACGAAAGAACGTTTAATTTCTCTGATATTTTCGTACCCAGAGCGGCTGACACCTCAGAGCCCCCCCCCGATGACGAGGGCGAGCGTTCTCCTGATCTCAGTCGCCTCCGTCAACTTCTCTCCATGATTTACTCCGAATCTGGGCCCCTCTTCCCGGGTGAGCCGGATCAGAGGGTCACATGATAACCATGATGTCACATGCGTACATGACAGGACTCGTTGTGGACTCAGCATCAGTGCATGTCCTCTGGTCTGTTAGTATGAATCACACTGTTCAGCATCCCataatcccctctgtttcagccctgctcCTAAAGCtctgattctgagtctgtagctttaaatgctaatgagctgctgctggccacgcccctctgagagctgattggtttaaagaaacacaatggtgctttaggaggagatccaggtgatcaggtggggggggggggctaatggttgcacaacccaaatgTAATCATGTATTTATCTGAAGAAGCACCGTGCACACACATTAACCTCAGAAACAGGAGAGAGGATTTATTCCAGAGTTGAGTTTATAGCTGCAGTCTTCAggcaggtaaacaacaacaacaacaacaacaacaccacccTGCGTCAGTGCAGTTTCTCCTGAGTGATTGACGGTGatctgtgtgtgagcaggcGGTGAAGAAGGGGGCGAGCCAGACGCTCATCGGGCTGATCTTCGGCTGCTACGCCGTCTGTAACCTCATCGCCTCGCTGCTCATGGGGAAATATGTACGTGtctgtctttattattattgtcatttattgttgtttacttaaatgtaaatacactgATATGGTCTGTTCTGTGTCAGATTGTTCAGATTGGAGCAAAGTTCATGCTGGTGACCGGACTGTTCGTGTCTGCAGGGTCCACCGTCCTCTTCGGGTACGAGGCAGACAATAAAATGTCGAtcaacatttgaacattttacaggaaaaggtttttagacattttagacaaaatacattttaacattcgAGAAGAAAAGTGGAACAAAGTTTCAGAAAAATAGTTCTTTTATTTGGTGggaaaaaaatctgtcaaacaTTTTAgagttctttttaatattttgagaAACACAAGTGGAGTTGGATCTCTGAACCCATGTCTCTAACGTGTTATTTCCTGTGTATGTTTGATCTCTATATTATCCGGCAGGCTGCTGACCCGGGTCCCGGCCGGCGCCCCCTTCGTGGCGCTCTGCTTCGTGGTGCGTTCGGTGGACGCGGTGGGCTTTGCCGCCGCCTGCACCTCCTCCTTCGCCATCACAGCTAAAATCTTCCCCAACAATGTGGCCACTGTGCTGGTGAGCAGAACCACCAGAACACAAGCTGCATTATAACCCGAGACCGGACTCAGCAGAAACCCTCCGgcatgagggggggggggctggaaaacagacagagagtcttccaggagctgcaggaatgctaatgtaataataatacttgTATAAGGCGCCTTTCTAGaaacccaaggtcgctttacaagtCAGGTAGGGGGAGTAGGGCAAAGAGGCAGGCAGGTTGGCGGGGGCAAGTAGCGGAATCATAAACCTATCAGACTAACTGTCTAGTGGGAAGGCCTCGGTGAAAAGGTGCGTTTTGAGAGCTTTTTTGAAAGTATCCAGGGTTGGGGCGCTGCGGATTTCGGGGGGGAGCGagttccagagggtaggggaCGCTACACTGAAAGCTCTATCACCTCAAGTCTGCAACCTGGTGCGGGGGGTGGAGAGGAGATCCTGTTCAGATGATCATAGATTCCGGGATGAAGTGTGGTGGCGGAGGAGGTCAGACAGGTATTGGGGGGCGAGGCCATGgagggacttgtaggtgagAAGAAGAGTGActgggagccagtggaggtggatgagggtgggggtgaatGCTGACTATCCATTgctctgtgttcctgcagggcAGTCTGGAGATGTTCACGGGTCTGGGTCTGATACTGGGCCCCCAGTGGGGGGCTGGTTCTACGAGACTTTTGGGTACGAGGTTCCCTTCATGGTACTGGGGGGGCTGCTGTTCGTCATGGTGCCATTCAACATCTGCGTGCTGCCCAACATCCGTCAGTCCAGTTCCTCTCCATGCGCTCTGTGATAGACTCTCAGGCCCAGAGCagtgtttacctttgtttacctttgtttacctttgtttaccttgtttacctttgtttacctttgtttacctttgtttacctttgtttacttttgtttactttgtttacctttgtttacctttgtttacttttgtttactttgtttacctttgtttacttttgtttactttgtttacccttgtttacatttgtttacctttgtttacctttgtttacctttgtttaccttgtttacctttgtttacctttgtttacttttgtttacctttgtttacttttgtttaccttgtttacatttgtttacctttgtttacctttgtttacttttgtttacctttgtttacttttgtttactttgtttacctttgtttacctttgtttacctttgtttacttttgtttacctttgtttacctttgtttacctttgtttacctttgtttacctttgtttacctttgtttactttgtttacctttgtttacatttgtttacctttgtttactttgtttacctttgtttacctttgtttacctttgtttactttgtttacctttgtttacctttgtttacctttgtttactttgtttacctttgtttactttgtttacctttgtttacctttgtttacttttgtttacctttgtttacctttgtttaccttgtttacctttgtttacctttgtttacttttgtttactttgtttacctttgtttacctttgtttacctttgtttacctttgtttacctttgtttacttttgtttacctttgtttacctttgtttacctttgtttacttttgtttacctttgtttacctttgtttacttttgtttacttttgtttacctttgtttacctttgtttacctttgtttacctttgtttactttctgtttttagggttatttatgacgttgtttattttatactttattttttctgtagTTTTCTGTACTCTGTGgtcatgccccccccccccctcaccacaGTCATTTCATTCCTCTCTGGTTCTGTCCGGAGCTGCAGACTCGGAGCCGTCGAAGgactccttcctcttcctcctcacgaAGCCGAAGATCGCTCTGATCTGCTTCGTCATCTTCACGCTGAGCGCCGGCCTCGGCTTCCTGGACGCCGCGCTGTCGCTCTTCGCCATCCAGACGGTGACTTTAATCTCCACCCTGTGCAAGCTCGTTATTTCCATGTGAAAATAGCAGCGTTAGGAAACCCGAACACTCGCGGggtggcacaaacacacagagagaagaaacacTATTGATACACACGTGAAGTAAAGTGATGTGAAGTGCAGTCAAACATTGATACACACGTGAAGTGCAGTCAAACATTGATACACACGTGAAGTGCAGTCAAACATTGATACACACGTGAAGTGCAGTCAAACATTGATACACACGTGAAGTGCAGTCAAACATTGATACACACGTGAAGTGCAGTCAAACATTGATATACACGTGAAGTGCAGTCAAACATTGATACACACGTGAAGTGCAGTCAAACATTGATACACACGTGAAGTGCAGTCAAACATTGATACACATGTGAAGTGCAGTCAAACATTGATACACATGTGAAGTGCAGTCAAACATTGATACACACGTGAAGTGCAGTCAAACATTGATACACATGTGAAGTGCAGTCAAACATTGATATACACGTGAAGTGCAGTCAAACATTGATACACATGTGAAGTGCAGTCAAACATTGATACACATGTGAAGTGCAGTCAAACATTGATACACATGTGAAGTGCAGTCAAACATTGATACACATGTGAAGTGCAGTCAAACATTGATACACACGTGAAGTGCAGTCAAACATTGATACACATGTGAAGTGCAGTCAAACATTGATACACACGTGAAGTGCAGTCAAACATTGATACACACGTGAAGTGCAGTCAAACATTGATACACACGTGAAGTGCAGTCAAACATTGATACACACGTGAAGTGCAGTCAAACATTGATATACACGTGAAGTGCAGTCAAACATTGATACACACGTGAAGTGCAGTCAAACATTGATACACACGTGAAGTGCAGTCAAACATTGATACACACGTGAAGTGCAGTCAAACATTGATACACATGTGAAGTGCAGTCAAACATTGATATACATGTGAAGTAAAGTGATGTGAAGTGCAGTCAAACATTGATACACACGTGAAGTGCAGTCAAACATTGATACACATGTGAAGTGCAGTCAAACATTGATACACATGTGAAGTAAAGTGATGTGAAGTGCAGTCAAACATTGATACACACGTGAAGTGCAGTCAAACATTGATACACATGTGAAGTGCAGTCAAACATTGATACACATGTGAAGTGCAGTCAAACATTGATACACATGTGAAGTGCAGTCAAACATTGATATACATGTGAAGTGCAGTCAAACATTGATACACATGTGAAGTGCAGTCAAACATTGATATACATGTGAAGTGCAGTCAAACATTGATACACATGTGAAGTGCAGTCAAACATTGATACACATGTGAAGTGCAGTCAAACATTGATACACATGTGAAGTAAAGTGTAAAACATTGATATGCACGACTACACATATGTAGAAAGAttctgtgaaatacatttgaaacagaTGGGAATAAAAAGCAGAATTTCGGGGTCTTTCTGTGCATAAACGTGCCCTTTGTTAAGTGTGATTTCTGTTAAGTGCAGTTTAAGTTGTATTTTCTGCAGAAACATGCAGTTTTTTCTCATGCATTAACCCCCCCAGTTCGGCCTCTCCTCGGGGTATGTGGGGCTCATCATGCTCGGCCTCTCCCTCCCGTACTGCCTGGCCTCCCCCCTGCTGGGATTCTTCACTGATAAATACCCTGTGAGTAAAACACTTCCTCCGTCACAGATGAGCTGACGTCCTGCAGGAGACCGGGTGTTAGTCCGTGTTTAAAGTCTGtaacgtgtttagcgtgttCAACGTGTTTCAGAGCAGCAGGCCGTGGCTCATGGTGATTGGATGCTCAACCACAGCGCTCAGTTTCTGCCTGCTGGGCCCCGCCCCCATCCTCCACATCCCCAGGTCAGACACTTCTCGGAGTTCTTTCATCGatattttttattgtgcattttgaaGTTCAGAAAAATcgatatatttaacattttgcatgtttctgttttcatttgatcCTATTTATCTCAGAGTACCGTTTCTGTAAATACACtctaatggtgtgtgtgtgtgtgtgtgtgtgtgtgtgtgtgtgtgtgtgtgtgtgtgtgtgtgtgtgtgtgtgtgtgtgtgtgtgtgtgtgtctgtgtgtgtgtgtgtgtgtgtgcagtcagcTGTGGCTGCTGGTCCTGATGCTGGCTGTGATTGGTTTCTCTCTGGGGATGACGGCGATCCCGACCTTCCCCGAGATCATCTCCAGTGCACAGTGAGTACTCCGTGTATTAGTATATACATtatatgtactgtgtgtatactgtgtgtatgatgtgtgtatactgtgtgtatactgtgtgtatactgtgtgtgtgatgtgtgtatactgtgtgtatactgtgtgtatactgtgtgtatactgtgtgtatactgtgtgtatactgtgtgtgtgatgtgtgtatactgtgtgtatactgtgtgtgtgatgtgtgtatactgtgtgtatactgtgtgtatactgtgtgtgtgatgtgtgtatactgtgtgtatgatgtgtgtatactgtgtgtatactgtgtgtatactgtgtgtatgatgtgtgtatactgtgtgtatactgtgtgtatactgtgtgtatactgtgtgtgtgatgtttgtatactgtgtgtatactgtgtgtatactgtgtgtatactgtgtgtatactgtgtgtatgatgtgtgtatactgtgtgtatactgtgtgtatactgtgtgtatactgtgtgtgtgatgtgtgtatactgtgtgtatgatgtgtgtatgatgtgtgtatactgtgtgtgtgatgtgtgtatactgtgtgtatgatgtgtgtatactgtgtgtatactgtgtgtatactgtgtgtatgatgtgtgtatactgtgtgtatactgtgtgtatactgtgtgtatactgtgtgtatgatgtgtgtatactgtgtgtatactgtgtgtgtatactgtgtgtatgatgtgtgtatactgtgtgtatactgtgtgtatgatgtttgtatactgtgtgtatactgtgtgtgtgatgtttgtatactgtgtgtatactgtgtgtatgatgtgtgtatactgtgtgtatactgtgtgtatactgtgtgtatactgtgtgtatgatgtgtgtatactgtgtgtatactgtgtgtatactgtgtgtatactgtgtgtgtgatgtgtgtatactgtgtgtatgatgtgtgtatactgtgtgtatgatgtgtgtatactgtgtgtatactgtgtgtatgatgtgtgtatactgtgtgtatgatgtgtgtatactgtgtgtatactgtgtgtatactgtgtgtatactgtgtgtatgatgtgtgtatactgtgtgtatactgtgtgtgtgatgtgtgtatactgtgtgtatactgtgtgtatactgtgtgtgtgatgtgtgtatgatgtgtgtatactgtgtgtatactgtgtgtgtgatgtgtgtatactgtgtgtatactgtgtgtatgatgtgtgtatgatgtgtgtatactgtgtgtatactgtgtgtgtgatgtgtgtatactgtgtgtatactgtgtgtgtgatgtgtgtatactgtgtgtatactgtgtgtatactgtgtgtatactgtgtgtgtgatgtgtgtatactgtgtgtatactgtgtgtgtatactgtgtgtatactgtgtgtatactgtgtgtgtgatgtgtgtatgatgtgtgtatactgtgtgtatactgtgtgtgtgatgtgtgtatgatgtgtgtatactgtgtgtatactgtgtgtgtgtatgatgtgtttagtgtgtgtgtgcgtgtgtgtgtgtgtagtgtgtgtgtgcgtgtgtgtgtgtgtgtgtgtgcagtgtgtgtgtgtgtgtgtgtgtgtgtgtgtgtgtgtgtgtgtgtgtgtgtgtgtgtgtgtgtgtgtgcagtgtgtgtgtgtgcagtgtgtgtagtgtagtgtgtgtgtgtgtgtgtgcagtgtgtgtagtgtagtgtgtgtgtgtagtgtgtgtagtgtgtgtgtgtgtgtgcagtgtttgtagtgtgtgtagtgtgtgtgtgtgtgtgtgtgtgcagtgtgtgtagtgtagtgtgtgtgtgtgtgtgtgtgtgcagtgtgtgtagtgtgtgtgtgtgtgtgtgcagtgtttgtagtgtgtgtagtgtgtgtgtgtgtgtgcagtgtgtgtagtgtgtgtgtgtgtgtgtgcagtgtttgtagtgtgtgtagtgtgtgtgtgtgtgtgtgtactatcAGAGCTGTTGCTGTGTTACAGTGGGCTGGGCTATGAGGAGGGGCTCAGCACTCTGGGGATGGTCTCCGGACTCTTCGGGGCCTCCTGGTCTCTGGGGTCAGTTTTTATTGGTATTATTTTTAGGCACTTTTTTTACCCGTGGTTTTGACTCCTCGTCTCGCTTATTTTCCAGGATGTTCTACGGTCCCATAGTGGGGGGGCTGGTGACTCAGCACCTGAGCTTTGAGTGGGCGTCCGTCCTGCAGGGGGGACAGCTCTGCTGGCTGTGAGTATCTGATCCACAGTATATCTGTTTATGGGGGGGGGTCactctgtgtctttgttatGAAAACTTGACACactttgtttgtgttcagattTCATTCTTTTGTCTGCAAATCagaacctttcaaaataaagcttcaggttttcaaaataaagcttcaggttttcaaaataaagctttaggatttgaacatttaaatttaaaaaatctaaattctaaaataacttttatgatatttaaaataatgtaggATTTCTCAATAAaaaatttgattaaaaaacaaaaccttcagatttcaaaaataattttagCTATAAAACAAAAGGTGTGGAGCTGCAGGGGAGACGCTGCAGGGGAGACGCTGCAGGGGAGACGCTGCAGGGGAGACGCTGCAGGGGAGTTATTCCCTGTGATGAAATCCCTGTGAATGGATTATAAAATCTCAACGAGGGTCATGAGTCTCAGTttatcagccaatcagcagcagcctcctgctgagtcacactgaaacacacagagcagtgtgtgtgtgtgtgtgtgtgtgtgtgtgtgtgtgtgtgtgtgtgttttccatcaTGTGAAGTCATGCGCTCTCTCTCCTCAGGCTCTGCTGCTCGCTGTTTACTACCTGAGACACCCCCCCTCACAGCAGAGGTAATTAaacttgaatgtgtttgtgtttatagttactttattttaatgattgattttctgttttatagAATCGCTTCAGAAAGTCCAACAACCAGCGAACACTTCCCTCTGCTCTCTGAGTGAAGACCGTCTTTATTTGATAAAAATCTTCAAACTATATTTTGTCGTTGCAGGGAATAAAACCATTTCTATAAAACTTAATATAAAAATCTGAATGAACAAAACGTGAAGTGATAGTTAAGCTGTAGTAAATGAAACAGTTCAAATCAATGAAATTATTTTCCAGATTAAAGCTTTAATGCATTTGTTACAACACAGTGATGCACAAAGGAAACCATGTATTCAATAAGCTTTGATGACTGAATATTTGAAAGGGTGATGAACATTATTTCTATCTTTGTGGCGATTTATTGACATTATGATTTATTGACATTATGATTTATTGAcattatgatttattgatttattgacattatgatttattgacattatgatttattgacattatgatttattgacattatgatttattgacattatgatttattgacattatgatttattgacattatgatttattgatattatgatttattgatattatgatttattgacattatgatttattgacattatgatttattgacattatgatttattgacattatgatttattgacattatgatttattgacattatgatttattgacattatgatttattgacattatgatttattgacattatgatttatttgtaaatatatattttacgtTTTTAAAACCTTTCTAAGTAATACCCTGTGAAATGATGAATAACATGGAGTTAAGAATCTTTAAACATATTTAGAT encodes:
- the slc18b1 gene encoding LOW QUALITY PROTEIN: MFS-type transporter SLC18B1 (The sequence of the model RefSeq protein was modified relative to this genomic sequence to represent the inferred CDS: inserted 1 base in 1 codon) codes for the protein MPGDSLKMDSQLSEDPAEPSEPPPRMTRQQVLTLISVASVNFSSMICYSILGPFFPTEAVKKGASQTLIGLIFGCYAVCNLIASLLMGKYIVQIGAKFMLVTGLFVSAGSTVLFGLLTRVPAGAPFVALCFVVRSVDAVGFAAACTSSFAITAKIFPNNVATVLGSLEMFTGLGLIXGPPVGGWFYETFGYEVPFMVLGGLLFVMVPFNICVLPNIHSEPSKDSFLFLLTKPKIALICFVIFTLSAGLGFLDAALSLFAIQTFGLSSGYVGLIMLGLSLPYCLASPLLGFFTDKYPSSRPWLMVIGCSTTALSFCLLGPAPILHIPSQLWLLVLMLAVIGFSLGMTAIPTFPEIISSAHGLGYEEGLSTLGMVSGLFGASWSLGMFYGPIVGGLVTQHLSFEWASVLQGGQLCWLLCCSLFTT